A section of the Cryobacterium soli genome encodes:
- a CDS encoding GNAT family N-acetyltransferase: MSIPSQSEDGAGGGELRTVELVEDERRYVLLLDGERVGSTTYVDHGAQRVFVHTEIDMNQSGKGLGSTLVSGALADVRARGLRVVAICPFTAAYLRGHREYDDIVDPVTPRLKSDLREAHLL; this comes from the coding sequence ATGAGTATCCCATCACAATCCGAGGACGGTGCCGGCGGCGGCGAGCTGCGCACGGTAGAACTTGTCGAGGACGAGCGGCGTTACGTGCTGCTGCTCGACGGTGAGCGGGTGGGCTCCACGACGTACGTCGACCACGGCGCCCAGCGCGTCTTCGTGCACACCGAGATCGACATGAATCAGTCGGGCAAGGGCTTGGGTTCGACGTTGGTGTCCGGCGCGCTCGCAGACGTGCGCGCACGCGGGCTGCGGGTCGTGGCGATCTGCCCGTTCACGGCCGCGTACCTGCGCGGTCACCGCGAGTACGACGACATCGTCGACCCGGTCACTCCGCGGCTGAAGTCGGACCTGCGTGAGGCGCACCTGCTCTGA
- a CDS encoding arsenate reductase ArsC: MPDTDTTPAAKPTVLFVCVHNAGRSQMAAGYLAALSHGQVEVLSAGSEPKDQINPVAIAAMAEDGIDIADNVPKVLTVEAVKDSDVVITMGCGDACPIFPGKRYEDWELADPAGQGIEAVRPIRDDIKARIEKLLAEILPPAV, encoded by the coding sequence ATGCCTGACACCGACACGACGCCCGCCGCCAAGCCCACGGTTCTGTTCGTCTGCGTGCACAACGCCGGCCGCTCGCAGATGGCTGCGGGCTACCTGGCCGCACTCTCCCACGGGCAGGTCGAGGTGCTCTCCGCGGGCTCAGAGCCCAAGGACCAGATCAACCCCGTCGCGATCGCGGCCATGGCCGAGGACGGCATCGACATCGCCGACAACGTGCCCAAGGTCCTCACGGTCGAGGCCGTCAAGGACTCCGACGTCGTGATCACGATGGGCTGCGGCGACGCCTGCCCCATCTTCCCCGGCAAGCGCTACGAAGACTGGGAACTGGCCGACCCGGCCGGCCAGGGCATCGAGGCGGTGCGCCCGATCCGCGACGACATCAAGGCGCGGATCGAGAAGTTGCTCGCCGAGATCCTCCCGCCGGCCGTCTGA
- a CDS encoding ABC transporter permease has product MAPSPRDRLGTVVRYLGPKLVQFAFVIWATYTVTFLLIHFLPGDPVLAALSLKGGDATTTDPAELAALRAQYGLDGSLWQQYIGHFLSALRGDLGVSIATGQPVADMVARALPNTAAVAVLALVLGVVTAVVITFLAFVSPWRWLRQTLLQIPPLGVATPAFLSGLVLVSVFSFGLGWFPSSGSRNPLGVVLPAITLALPVGAIFFQVFSAAVLEAMAGPYVFTAVAKGLSTRTIFLRHVLRNSLLPSVTILGLLIGYLAGGTAVVETVFSRDGIGRITVDAVLARDTNVIQGVVIVVALVYSVVNLLVDLSYGVIDPRTRPALGGRRTGTGRAGSPQADSPQAGATSVDAARDKAVIES; this is encoded by the coding sequence GTGGCACCATCCCCCAGAGACCGGCTGGGCACCGTCGTGCGTTATCTCGGCCCCAAGCTTGTGCAGTTCGCGTTCGTGATCTGGGCCACGTACACGGTCACCTTCCTGCTGATCCACTTCCTGCCCGGCGACCCGGTCCTGGCGGCGCTGTCGCTCAAGGGCGGCGACGCCACGACCACCGACCCCGCCGAACTCGCCGCCTTGCGCGCCCAGTACGGCCTGGACGGCTCGCTCTGGCAGCAGTACATCGGCCACTTCCTCTCCGCCCTCCGCGGGGACCTCGGCGTGTCGATCGCCACCGGCCAGCCCGTGGCCGACATGGTCGCCCGCGCGTTGCCCAACACGGCGGCCGTCGCCGTGCTCGCGCTCGTGCTCGGCGTCGTGACGGCCGTCGTGATCACCTTCCTGGCCTTCGTGAGCCCGTGGCGGTGGCTCCGCCAGACCCTCCTGCAGATCCCACCGCTGGGCGTGGCCACCCCCGCGTTCCTCAGCGGCCTGGTGCTGGTCAGCGTGTTCTCCTTCGGGCTGGGCTGGTTCCCCTCCTCCGGCAGCCGCAACCCGCTCGGCGTGGTGCTGCCGGCCATCACCCTCGCGCTGCCCGTCGGCGCGATCTTCTTCCAGGTCTTTTCCGCCGCCGTACTCGAGGCCATGGCCGGCCCCTACGTGTTCACCGCCGTCGCCAAGGGACTGTCCACCCGCACCATCTTCCTGCGGCACGTGCTGCGGAACTCCCTGCTGCCCTCTGTGACCATCCTGGGCCTGCTCATCGGCTACCTCGCCGGCGGCACGGCCGTGGTCGAGACGGTCTTCTCCCGCGACGGCATCGGCCGCATCACCGTCGACGCAGTGCTGGCCCGTGACACCAACGTCATCCAGGGCGTCGTGATCGTCGTGGCCCTGGTCTACTCGGTCGTCAACCTCCTCGTCGACCTCTCCTATGGCGTGATCGACCCGCGCACCCGGCCCGCACTCGGCGGCCGCCGCACCGGTACCGGCCGGGCCGGCTCCCCGCAGGCGGATTCCCCGCAGGCCGGCGCGACGAGCGTCGACGCCGCACGAGACAAGGCGGTCATCGAATCATGA
- a CDS encoding NtaA/DmoA family FMN-dependent monooxygenase (This protein belongs to a clade of FMN-dependent monooxygenases, within a broader family of flavin-dependent oxidoreductases, the luciferase-like monooxygenase (LMM) family, some of whose members use coenzyme F420 rather than FMN.) — MKQMHLGVFEVAGPQVGGTLSWPHPRSDSLRFHELEHWIHIAQVLDAAGFDFLFFADGYGFPSIDGDLPDLAVRGGINFPALDPALIIPTLAHLTERLGFVVTSSTGLDHPVQTARRFATLDHLTGGRIGWNIVTGASQNTVAELFGHTEMTGHDARYDQADEYVDLALTLWEGCWEDDALIGDKTAGVFADPAKLHRITYEGTHFRSSGYFTVDPSPQRTPVLFQAGTSARGRAYAARNAECVFVQGTTVEQTRVNVADIRARAAENGRDPRGIRVMVGVTVTVAATHDAAVALRREFDELQTDEVVAVLYAGNTGIDLLSLDPTLPLSQLQDGAGPAGQMGQSNIDRFLGTDGRPAPTVREILDQLRGRGTRGFQVVGSPAEVADQLEQLMDDTDLDGFLLEPIFDPADLEDFAALVVPELRRRGRMPAAPGTGTLREQLTGTDDPHLAGEHPGARFRVTPPLPASVP; from the coding sequence ATGAAGCAGATGCACCTGGGCGTCTTCGAGGTCGCCGGGCCGCAGGTCGGCGGCACTCTGAGCTGGCCGCACCCGCGCAGTGACTCGCTGCGCTTCCACGAGTTGGAGCACTGGATCCACATCGCGCAGGTGCTCGATGCGGCCGGGTTCGACTTCCTGTTCTTCGCCGACGGCTACGGCTTCCCGTCGATCGACGGTGACCTGCCCGACCTCGCGGTGCGCGGCGGCATCAACTTCCCGGCCCTCGACCCGGCCCTGATCATCCCCACCCTCGCCCATCTGACCGAACGACTCGGCTTCGTCGTCACCTCCTCCACGGGCCTCGACCACCCGGTGCAGACGGCCCGGCGCTTCGCCACCCTCGACCACCTCACCGGCGGGCGCATCGGCTGGAACATCGTCACCGGCGCATCGCAGAACACCGTCGCGGAACTCTTCGGGCACACCGAGATGACCGGGCACGACGCCCGCTACGACCAGGCCGACGAGTACGTCGACCTGGCGCTCACCCTCTGGGAGGGCTGTTGGGAAGACGACGCCCTGATCGGCGACAAGACGGCCGGCGTCTTCGCCGACCCGGCCAAGCTGCACCGCATCACCTACGAGGGCACGCACTTCCGCTCCTCCGGCTACTTCACCGTGGACCCCTCGCCCCAGCGCACCCCGGTGCTCTTCCAGGCCGGCACGTCGGCCCGCGGCCGGGCCTACGCCGCGCGCAACGCGGAGTGCGTGTTCGTGCAGGGCACCACCGTCGAGCAGACCCGGGTGAACGTCGCCGACATCCGCGCCCGGGCGGCCGAGAACGGCCGTGACCCCCGGGGCATCCGCGTGATGGTGGGGGTCACGGTCACCGTAGCCGCCACGCACGACGCGGCCGTGGCGCTACGCCGCGAGTTCGACGAGCTGCAGACCGACGAGGTCGTGGCCGTGCTCTACGCCGGCAACACGGGTATCGACCTGCTCTCCCTCGACCCGACCCTGCCGCTCAGCCAGCTGCAGGATGGCGCGGGGCCGGCCGGTCAGATGGGCCAGAGCAACATCGACAGGTTCCTCGGCACCGACGGGCGCCCGGCTCCCACCGTGCGAGAGATCCTCGATCAACTCCGCGGTCGCGGCACCCGCGGTTTTCAGGTGGTCGGCAGCCCTGCCGAAGTCGCCGACCAGCTCGAGCAGTTGATGGACGACACCGACCTCGACGGCTTCCTGCTCGAGCCCATCTTCGACCCGGCCGACCTGGAGGACTTCGCGGCGCTCGTGGTGCCGGAGCTCCGTCGCCGGGGCCGGATGCCCGCGGCACCGGGAACGGGCACCCTGCGCGAGCAACTCACCGGCACCGACGACCCGCACCTGGCCGGTGAGCACCCGGGCGCCCGGTTCCGGGTCACCCCGCCGCTGCCGGCATCCGTCCCGTAG
- a CDS encoding Ohr family peroxiredoxin: MTTAIYTASATSWGGRTGKVVTSDNKLDLDLSIPKDMGGDGGPGTNPEQLFASGWAACFHNALKATARQSKIDVSESAVTLTVNLVGSMAAGLDFEVTIEAQIPGADPVTAQAAMEAAHAVCPYSRATRGNLNVVLSVVTDED; this comes from the coding sequence ATGACCACCGCCATTTACACCGCCTCCGCCACGTCCTGGGGCGGACGCACCGGCAAGGTCGTCACCAGCGACAACAAGCTCGACCTCGACCTGTCGATCCCCAAGGACATGGGCGGCGACGGCGGGCCGGGCACCAACCCCGAGCAGCTCTTCGCCAGCGGATGGGCCGCCTGCTTCCACAACGCGCTCAAGGCCACCGCGCGCCAGAGCAAGATCGACGTCTCGGAGTCGGCCGTCACCCTCACGGTGAACCTGGTCGGCAGCATGGCAGCCGGCCTGGACTTCGAGGTCACCATCGAGGCGCAGATCCCGGGCGCCGACCCGGTCACCGCCCAGGCCGCCATGGAGGCCGCCCACGCGGTGTGCCCATACTCGCGCGCCACCCGCGGCAACCTCAACGTGGTGCTGAGCGTCGTCACCGACGAGGACTAA
- a CDS encoding MarR family winged helix-turn-helix transcriptional regulator gives MGTPEPSISADEMRAWAALFETSNIVQYAADRNLRDSVGLTLAQFEILLRVGEAGSDGRRMTDVADALTVSRSGLTYQVGQLEKKGLVRREPAPDDERSVIAHATPAGLDLLRAGIPGYVSLVREMLFDRLSHADLMTVTEILDDVRKQLKEQPKRSTFRRAPRKTVPAVSATGSDAVG, from the coding sequence ATGGGAACTCCCGAACCCTCCATCTCCGCCGATGAGATGCGTGCCTGGGCGGCCCTCTTCGAGACCTCGAACATCGTGCAGTACGCGGCGGACCGGAACCTGCGTGACTCGGTGGGGTTGACGCTCGCGCAGTTCGAGATTCTGCTCCGCGTCGGCGAGGCCGGCTCGGATGGCCGGCGCATGACGGATGTCGCCGACGCCCTCACGGTCTCCCGCAGCGGACTCACCTACCAGGTGGGCCAGCTCGAGAAGAAGGGACTGGTGCGGCGCGAACCGGCCCCCGACGATGAGCGGTCGGTGATCGCCCACGCCACGCCGGCCGGCCTCGACCTGTTGCGGGCGGGTATCCCCGGATATGTGAGCCTGGTGCGGGAGATGCTCTTCGATCGGCTCAGCCATGCCGACCTGATGACCGTCACCGAGATCCTCGACGACGTGCGCAAGCAGCTCAAGGAACAGCCCAAGCGCTCCACGTTCCGCCGGGCGCCGCGCAAGACCGTGCCCGCCGTCAGCGCCACCGGGTCGGATGCCGTCGGCTGA
- a CDS encoding TetR/AcrR family transcriptional regulator, translating to MTVSPTGTTSTPEHPSSAGTTGGAAPGSGGADRRERLLDRVVDYVLENGIADLTLRRLADAVSSNNRMLLYYFGSREEIIVAALTAAEARFPGMQQILLRLDDSAVPLGERLPATWATIADPLNLPFHRLFFQVFGLAGFERDRYADLLGTIGTEWVDHVAAAIAAEGVPAVEALSFAHETVALWRGLQATLIGGGDRNAVDQAAQAGTQALLARIRFTAAH from the coding sequence ATGACTGTGAGTCCGACCGGCACGACGAGCACCCCTGAGCATCCGAGCTCCGCCGGCACCACGGGCGGCGCGGCGCCCGGCAGCGGCGGCGCCGACCGCCGCGAGCGACTGCTCGACCGCGTGGTGGACTACGTGCTGGAGAACGGCATCGCCGACCTCACCCTGCGCCGCCTGGCCGACGCCGTGAGCTCGAACAACCGGATGCTGCTCTACTACTTCGGCAGCCGGGAGGAGATCATCGTCGCCGCGCTCACCGCGGCCGAGGCCCGCTTTCCCGGCATGCAGCAGATCCTGCTGCGCCTCGACGATTCGGCCGTGCCGCTCGGTGAGCGCCTTCCCGCCACCTGGGCGACCATTGCCGATCCGCTGAACCTGCCCTTCCACCGGCTCTTCTTCCAGGTCTTTGGCCTGGCCGGGTTCGAGCGCGACCGCTACGCGGACCTCCTCGGCACCATCGGCACCGAGTGGGTCGACCACGTCGCGGCCGCCATCGCGGCGGAGGGTGTGCCCGCCGTCGAGGCGCTGTCTTTCGCCCACGAGACCGTCGCCCTCTGGCGCGGGCTCCAGGCCACCCTCATCGGCGGCGGCGACCGAAACGCGGTCGACCAGGCCGCGCAGGCCGGCACGCAGGCGTTGCTCGCCCGCATCCGCTTCACTGCCGCGCACTGA
- a CDS encoding ABC transporter substrate-binding protein — protein sequence MSRSTPTFSRWVAAPVAALATVGLLAACSTPLASAKDTVIFAIKEDPTCLDPQQTSLTTALNIGRQVVDSLTDQNADTGEIVPWLAESYETNDDLTAFTFTLRDNVTFSDETPLTAGVVKANFDALAALGSAASLASQYLAGYENTVVTDDTTLTVNFSTPNAQFLQGTSTMTLGLVAEASTAATAEDRCQSVIGSGPFVYDSYVPNDSLVIVKRDGYDWASTLREHTGEALVSTIEFPIITENGVRTGGLESGEFDIIQDLPYADEARFDTDDFTLYAKANTGVPNSLIPNTSRPIVSDDAVRHAMLLGTDREEIKTLTGAATAEPPTSALTSSTTGYVSQADAMEYDPEAAEKLLDDAGWVLGSDGIRAKDGVKLSVSVTAFYAQDVLETVQMQLKKIGIDLQLNMVTAGDFFGVIASGDYDFLGAALTRTDPDALRVLFSQAASSHWAIVDNAELEGVLTEQAKTADPDARAALVEQAQELIIDNAYLIPTLETTQLHASVANVGGVTFDSASRIVLYDVRIAE from the coding sequence ATGTCCCGCAGCACTCCCACGTTCTCCCGCTGGGTCGCAGCGCCCGTCGCCGCCCTGGCGACGGTCGGCCTGCTGGCCGCCTGCAGCACCCCGCTCGCCTCGGCCAAGGACACCGTGATCTTCGCGATCAAGGAAGACCCCACCTGCCTCGACCCGCAGCAGACCTCGCTGACCACCGCGTTGAACATCGGCCGCCAGGTCGTGGACTCGCTCACCGACCAGAACGCCGACACCGGCGAGATCGTGCCGTGGCTCGCCGAGAGCTACGAGACCAATGACGACCTCACCGCGTTCACCTTCACGCTGCGCGACAACGTCACCTTCAGCGACGAGACCCCGCTCACCGCCGGAGTCGTCAAGGCCAACTTCGATGCCCTCGCCGCTCTCGGCTCGGCGGCCTCGCTTGCCTCGCAGTACCTCGCCGGCTACGAGAACACCGTCGTCACCGACGACACCACCCTCACGGTGAACTTCTCCACCCCCAACGCCCAGTTCCTGCAGGGCACCTCCACCATGACCCTGGGCCTGGTCGCCGAGGCCAGCACCGCCGCAACGGCCGAGGACCGCTGCCAGAGCGTCATCGGCTCCGGCCCGTTCGTCTACGACTCCTACGTGCCCAACGACTCCCTCGTCATCGTCAAGCGCGACGGATACGACTGGGCGTCCACCCTGCGCGAGCACACCGGTGAGGCGCTCGTGAGCACCATCGAGTTCCCGATCATCACCGAGAACGGCGTGCGCACCGGCGGCCTGGAGTCCGGCGAGTTCGACATCATCCAGGACCTCCCGTACGCCGACGAGGCGCGCTTCGACACCGACGACTTCACCCTCTACGCCAAGGCGAACACCGGCGTACCGAACAGCCTGATCCCCAACACGAGCCGCCCGATCGTCTCCGACGACGCCGTGCGCCACGCCATGCTGCTCGGCACCGACCGGGAAGAGATCAAGACCCTCACCGGAGCCGCCACCGCCGAACCGCCTACCAGCGCTCTCACCTCCTCCACCACCGGCTACGTCAGCCAGGCCGACGCCATGGAGTACGACCCCGAGGCCGCCGAGAAGCTGCTCGACGATGCCGGCTGGGTCCTGGGTTCCGATGGCATCCGTGCGAAGGACGGCGTGAAGCTCAGCGTCTCGGTCACGGCGTTCTACGCCCAGGACGTGCTGGAGACCGTGCAGATGCAGCTCAAGAAGATCGGCATCGACCTGCAGCTGAACATGGTCACCGCCGGTGACTTCTTCGGGGTCATCGCGAGCGGCGACTACGACTTCCTCGGCGCCGCGCTCACCCGCACCGACCCGGATGCCCTGCGCGTCCTGTTCTCGCAGGCCGCCTCGTCGCACTGGGCAATCGTCGACAACGCCGAACTCGAGGGTGTGCTCACCGAGCAGGCCAAGACCGCCGACCCGGATGCGCGTGCCGCCCTGGTCGAGCAGGCGCAGGAGCTCATCATCGACAACGCGTATCTCATCCCCACCCTCGAGACCACGCAACTGCACGCGTCGGTCGCGAACGTCGGCGGTGTCACCTTCGACTCCGCATCGCGCATCGTGCTCTACGACGTGCGTATCGCCGAGTAA
- a CDS encoding dipeptide ABC transporter ATP-binding protein, whose protein sequence is MTTTDSGAALLRVTNLQIDYDTRSGLTHAVRGVDFTVAPGAIVAVVGESGSGKSTISQALVRRLPDGGRIVSGTIEFAGRDLTALPERALRRIRGAEIGFVPQDPSNSLNPLMKVGEQIAESLRLHRGLGRAEAATAAVRILDEVGIPDASSRAGQYPHELSGGMRQRVLIGVAWSCSPRLVIADEPTSALDVTVQRHVLDRLETLAREQGTAVILVTHDLAIAADRADHILVMQAGRIVEQGTPADVLGTPSHPYTRELVAAAPGLTSGRLAPRPATATDDPAAAAARASLTLAFRASAAATSAADILVVDGLTKTYTLRQPAGGPQTLTAVDNVSFAVPRGSTFSIVGESGSGKTTTARIAARIVAPDSGRISFDGQDISTVAGEELRQLRRRIQVVYQNPFGSLDPTMSVERLVSEPLRAFRIGSRAQRAGAVRELLAAVRLDPALVDRRPSQLSGGQRQRVAIARALALGPELLVLDEPVSALDVSVQEQILQLLVDLQVEFGLSYLFISHDLGVIRQVSDRVAVMRTGRIIEQGEAAAVLSAPAEEYTRELVASIPGRRRS, encoded by the coding sequence ATGACAACGACCGACTCCGGCGCGGCCCTGCTGCGCGTGACCAACCTGCAGATCGACTACGACACCCGGTCCGGCCTCACCCACGCCGTGCGCGGCGTCGACTTCACCGTGGCGCCCGGCGCCATCGTCGCCGTCGTCGGTGAGTCCGGCTCGGGCAAGAGCACCATTTCGCAGGCGCTCGTGCGCCGGCTGCCCGACGGGGGCCGCATCGTCTCCGGCACGATCGAGTTCGCCGGCCGGGATCTCACCGCGCTGCCGGAACGGGCGCTGCGGCGCATCCGCGGGGCCGAGATCGGTTTCGTGCCGCAGGACCCGAGCAACTCGCTCAACCCGCTCATGAAGGTCGGCGAGCAGATCGCCGAGAGCCTGCGGCTGCACCGGGGGCTGGGTCGCGCCGAGGCGGCCACCGCCGCCGTGCGCATCCTCGACGAGGTCGGCATCCCGGATGCCTCCAGTCGCGCCGGCCAGTACCCGCACGAGCTCTCCGGCGGCATGCGCCAACGCGTGCTCATCGGCGTGGCCTGGTCGTGCTCGCCGCGGCTGGTGATCGCCGACGAACCCACGAGCGCCCTCGACGTGACCGTGCAACGGCATGTGCTCGACCGCCTCGAGACGCTGGCCAGGGAGCAGGGCACCGCGGTGATCCTGGTCACCCACGACCTCGCGATCGCCGCCGACCGGGCCGACCACATCCTGGTCATGCAGGCCGGCCGCATCGTCGAGCAGGGCACCCCGGCGGATGTGCTCGGCACACCCTCGCACCCATACACGCGGGAGCTCGTGGCCGCCGCGCCCGGTCTCACCAGCGGCCGGCTGGCCCCGCGCCCGGCGACCGCCACGGACGACCCGGCTGCCGCCGCCGCGCGCGCCTCGCTCACCCTGGCGTTCCGCGCCTCTGCCGCCGCCACGTCCGCCGCGGACATCCTCGTCGTCGACGGGCTGACCAAGACCTACACCCTGCGCCAACCCGCCGGCGGGCCGCAGACCCTCACGGCCGTGGACAACGTGTCGTTCGCGGTGCCGCGCGGCAGCACCTTCTCGATCGTCGGCGAGTCCGGGTCGGGCAAGACCACCACGGCGCGTATCGCGGCCCGGATCGTGGCCCCCGATTCCGGCCGGATCAGCTTCGACGGCCAGGACATCAGCACCGTGGCCGGCGAGGAGTTGCGGCAGCTGCGCCGGCGCATCCAGGTCGTCTATCAGAACCCGTTCGGCTCGCTGGACCCCACCATGTCGGTGGAGCGCCTCGTCAGCGAACCACTCCGGGCGTTCCGGATCGGCAGCCGCGCCCAGCGCGCGGGAGCGGTGCGTGAGCTGCTCGCCGCGGTGCGCCTGGACCCGGCGCTCGTGGACCGCCGGCCCAGCCAGCTCTCCGGCGGCCAGCGCCAGCGGGTCGCGATCGCCCGGGCCCTGGCACTCGGACCCGAGCTGCTCGTGCTGGACGAACCCGTCTCAGCGCTCGATGTCTCGGTGCAGGAACAGATCCTGCAACTGCTGGTGGACCTGCAGGTGGAGTTCGGGCTGAGCTACCTGTTCATCTCGCACGACCTCGGCGTCATCCGGCAGGTCTCCGACCGCGTCGCCGTGATGCGCACCGGACGGATCATCGAGCAGGGTGAGGCCGCGGCCGTGCTCTCCGCTCCGGCCGAGGAGTACACCCGCGAACTGGTCGCGTCCATCCCCGGCCGCCGGCGCAGCTAG
- a CDS encoding Hsp20/alpha crystallin family protein, giving the protein MAGGVARRDRFELPDSVRRFFEGDWDAAAMRVEEYQEGNTLVVKAEMPGIDPEKDVDITVSDGVLHIQAERQETTEHKEKGGYRTEFRYGSFARDVPLPSGSKDSDVSASYRDGVLEVRVPVAEQPATKAKIPVSRA; this is encoded by the coding sequence ATGGCTGGTGGAGTAGCGCGTCGCGATCGATTCGAATTGCCCGACTCGGTGCGACGCTTTTTCGAGGGCGACTGGGACGCCGCCGCGATGCGGGTGGAGGAATACCAGGAGGGCAACACGCTCGTCGTGAAGGCCGAGATGCCCGGCATCGACCCGGAGAAGGATGTGGACATCACGGTGTCCGACGGGGTGCTGCACATCCAGGCCGAGCGCCAGGAGACCACCGAGCACAAGGAGAAAGGCGGCTACCGCACCGAATTCCGGTACGGCTCGTTCGCCCGGGACGTGCCGCTGCCCAGCGGCAGCAAGGACTCGGATGTCTCGGCGAGCTACCGGGACGGAGTGCTCGAGGTGCGGGTGCCCGTGGCCGAGCAGCCCGCCACCAAGGCGAAGATCCCGGTCAGTCGCGCCTGA
- a CDS encoding ABC transporter permease, with protein MSTTEQPSLARRLPPALRTALSPGVLLAGLIVLAALAMTLLPGAIATHDPYTGIAADRLLAPNATYLFGTDHLGRDLFSRVVHGAFLSLASAGTAVLVGVIVGALLGLISGFVGGTLDFIVMRFIDVLIAVPSILLALIVVATLGFGPWSVALGVGLGAAGSFARIMRSQVVRVRNAEYVEAARTLGVRWPGILFSHILPNAGRPVIALAALELGTAILAVSALSFLGFGAQPPEPEWGALVSGGRDYVATAWWLSILPGVVVLAVVLAVNRLARLIGGDR; from the coding sequence ATGAGCACCACCGAACAGCCATCGCTCGCCCGCCGCCTTCCCCCGGCGCTCCGCACCGCGCTCTCACCCGGGGTACTGCTGGCCGGCCTGATCGTGCTGGCCGCGCTGGCCATGACGCTCCTCCCCGGCGCCATCGCCACGCACGATCCCTACACCGGCATCGCGGCCGACCGGTTGCTCGCGCCCAACGCCACCTACCTCTTCGGCACCGACCACCTGGGCCGCGACTTGTTCTCCCGGGTCGTGCACGGCGCGTTCCTCTCGCTCGCCTCCGCAGGCACGGCCGTGCTGGTGGGCGTGATCGTCGGCGCCCTACTGGGGCTCATCTCCGGCTTCGTCGGCGGCACCCTCGACTTCATCGTCATGCGCTTCATAGACGTGCTCATCGCCGTGCCGAGCATCCTGCTCGCGCTGATCGTGGTCGCCACCCTCGGCTTCGGCCCGTGGTCGGTCGCCCTGGGCGTCGGGCTCGGCGCCGCCGGGTCGTTCGCCCGCATCATGCGCTCCCAGGTTGTGCGGGTGCGCAACGCCGAGTACGTCGAGGCCGCGCGCACTCTCGGTGTGCGGTGGCCGGGCATCCTGTTCAGCCACATCCTGCCCAACGCCGGCCGCCCGGTGATCGCGCTGGCCGCCCTCGAGCTGGGCACCGCCATCCTGGCCGTCTCGGCGCTCAGCTTCCTCGGCTTCGGCGCCCAGCCGCCCGAACCCGAGTGGGGCGCGCTCGTCTCGGGCGGCCGCGACTATGTGGCCACGGCCTGGTGGCTGAGCATCCTTCCCGGCGTCGTCGTGCTCGCTGTCGTGCTCGCCGTGAACCGCCTCGCCCGTCTGATCGGAGGAGACCGATGA